TGTCAATCGCGATAGTGCAGGAACACCCATCTGGCGGGTACGAGGCGATCAAGCTCACCCCTCCAGCAAAGGACAAGTTTGTGTCAAAGGAGCAACAGTCGCTGGTGCATTAGATAAAGACCGATTGCGCTATCCGATGATGCGAGATTCCCTCGACCAACCGTTTCGCCAGGTCACATGGGAGGAAGCGTTACAACGGATGGTGAGGGAACTTAAGACAGTACATGCCAATCAAGGGCCAGATGCCATTTGTATGTATGGATCTGGGCAGTTTCAGACGGAAGATTATTACATTGCTCAAAAATTACTGAAAGGGTGCCTAGGCACTAATAATTTTGATGCCAATTCTCGTCTGTGCATGTCTTCAGCCGTGGCTGGGTATATCCAAAGTTTTGGCTCTGATGGTCCACCGGCTTGCTACGACGACTTAGAGCTGACGGACTGTGCCTTTTTAATTGGAACGAATACAGCAGAATGTCATCCGATCGTTTTTAATCGGTTGCTCAAGCATCACAAGAAAAATCGCCACGTCAAAATGATTGTGGTTGACCCGAGGCGCACTAAAACTGCAGAAAAGGCCGATTTACATCTGGCGATTAAACCCGGTACCGATATTAATTTGCTCAATGGCATTGCCCATTTGCTGATGCGGTGGGGCAAGTTTGACTCTTTATTTATTGATGAGTGTACGTCGGGCTTCGCCAGTTTTGCTGGCGTTATTAGCCAATATCCACCGGAATTAGTTGCCCGAGACTGTGGCATTCGCGTTGATGAACTGGAAAAAGCAGCGCGTTACTGGAGCGAATCCCAGCGAGTTCTCTCCTTATGGTCCATGGGCATTAATCAATCTTCAGAAGGAACGGCCAAATGTCGCACCATCATCAATTTGCATTTGATGACGGGCACTATCGGTAAACCTGGCTGTGGACCGTTTTCTTTAACCGGGCAACCCAATGCCATGGGAGGCCGAGAAGCGGGGGGCTTGGCTCATATTCTGCCCGGATACCGGGTCGTTAAAAATCCCCAACATCGACAAGAAGTGGAGCAAGCTTGGCAACGCCCCCCAGGCAGTATCTCTTCTCAGCCCGGTTTAGCCGCTTGGGATATGATTTTGGGACTAGAAAATCAAAATGTGGGCTTTTTCTGGGTGGCAGCCACCAATCCTGCCGTTAGTATGCCGGATATTAAGCGCACTAAAGCTGCTTTACTCAAATCCCGGTTTACGATCTGTCAGGATGCTTACTATCCAACCGAAATGGCCGACTATGCCCATGTTCTTCTCCCCGCAGCTCAGTGGGGTGAAAAAACAGGGATTATGACCAATTCTGAGCGGGTGGTGAACTACTGCCCGGCCTTTCGAGATCCAGTAGGAGAAGCCCGAGCGGACTGGGAAATTTTTGCCGAAGTCGGGCGACGCTTAGGATTTGAAAAGGAGTTTGCCTTTGCCAATTCCGCTGAGGTCTATGCCGAATTTGTGCAACTAACCCGCGATCGCATCTGCGATATGAGCGGCCTCAGCCATGATCTGCTGAAAAACGGCCCTATTCAATGGCCCTTCCCCGCTTGTGCCCTAGGGGATACCATCGATGCCACCGCAACGGGTAAACGCCTCTATACCAATCACCGATTTCCCACCGAAGATGGCCGGGCTAAGTTCGCAGCGTTTCATGCTAAAGGATTAGCCGAAGCCCCCGATCCGAACTATCCGTTTGTGCTGACCACAGGTCGACTCTATGGCCATTGGCACACCCAAAGCCGTACGGGACGGATTGAGAAAGTGGCGGGGCTGCATCCCAATCCCTTTGTCGAGATCCATCCTCGGGATGCAGCCCGCATTGGTATTCAGGACGGGGAAGTATTGGAGGTGCGATCGCGCCGAGGTTTCGCCCGCGTCCCCACCAAAATTACGAAAGCGATTGCGCCTGGCACCGTCTTTATCCCTATGCATTGGGGAGCCTTATGGGCAAAACATGCTGAGGTGAATGCACTAACCCATCCAGAAGTCTGCCCCATTTCCTTAGAACCTGAGTTAAAAGCCTGTGCCGTACAGCTGATCCCGACTAAAAATTTATCTATCGACTCTGACAAAGATACTTCTGATCAACTGGCTTCCTCTCTAGTCACTCCTTCTCATTCTTAGAACAATACATCTAAGATATTTGCAGAAATTTTTTGCATCTGAGGGCTTGAGCATCCATCAGGAAAGAGCCAACCATCATCCTACCCAGACAGCTTGTGTCGTTCCCTAGATAGCGGCTGTTCAATTACCCTCGTTGACCCTGTGTTCTCAACGGAACTGATTGCTATGATCAGAACGACGGTTTGGCTTTTGGGAGGAAAAACTCGCAAAGTCAGCGACTTACGGTTTGAACATTCAGCGTTGAAGGATATGGGTTGAGGATGAAGATTCAGGCAATTGAGACAGTGGCGACCGGCTGGTCAGGCGATTATTTAGGCATTGGTTTTTTCGAAGATTCCGCAGCAATAGACGCTGGTTTAACCCAGCTAGACTCATCCCTCCGAGACATTCTCCAAGATCTGGTGAGCGAAACTGAATTTCAAGGCAAAGTGGGAGAACAGCCCTGGACTCGAATCGCAGGACTCGGCTCTATCCGTAAAGTTATGCTGATCGGCCTTGGCTCTCAAGAAGCATTCACATTAGACAGTCTTCGCCAAGCTGCCGCCGCCTTTGCCAAAGCTGCTCAAAAACAGAAAGCTGCCTCTGCAGGTCTGCAGTTGCCCTTATGGCACGATGATGCCCCAGCTTCCACTCAAGCTATGGCCGAAGGGGTTGAACTTGCCTTACATCAAGACATTCGCTTTAAGTCTGATCCTGATGCGAAAAAGCCTGGCGAATTCCCGCAAGAGGTTCATGTGTTAGGTCTTGCCAATCAAGCTGCCGCTATTGAAAAAGCCCAACAGATTTGTGCAGGGGTTATTCTCACCCGTGAACTTGTGGCAGCCCCAGCCAACGTGGTCACTCCCAGTGCTTTAGCAGAAACTGCAGCCCAAATTGCTGAGGACCACGGTTTGACCCTAGAAGTTCTAGAGCGAGAAGAATGCGAAGCCCAAGGCATGGGTGCTTTTCTGGGCGTTTCACTCGCATCTGAGCTGCCTCCCAAATTTATCCACCTGACCTACAAGCCCAGCGGCACCCCTCGTCGCAAACTCGCCATTGTAGGTAAAGGGGTTACGTTTGACTCCGGTGGCCTCAACCTCAAAGTTGGGGGCAGCGGCATCGAAACCATGAAAATGGATATGGCAGGGTCTGGTGCGACGTTAGGAGCTGCCAAAGCCATTGGTCAACTCAAGCCTGATGTGGAAGTTCATTTCATCGTCGCAGCAGCCGAGAATATGATTAGCGGCCATGCCCTCCATCCTGGCGATATCCTGACTGCATCCAATGGCAAAACCATCGAGATCAACAATACTGATGCGGAAGGGCGGCTCACCCTTGCCGATGCTTTAGTCTTTGCGGAAAAGCAAGGCGTCGATGCCATTGTTGACTTGGCTACCTTAACCGGAGCCTGCATCGTCGCCTTAGGCAATGATATTGCGGGCATGTGGACCCCAGAAGATAGCTTGGCAGAAGAATTGAATCAAGCGTCTGAACAGGCGGGAGAAAAGTTTTGGCGGATGCCCTTAGAAGAGAAATATTTTGAAGGACTGAAATCTCCCATCGCCGATATGAAAAACACTGGACCTCGTCCTGGAGGTTCCATTACCGCCGCTTTATTTCTCAAACAATATATTGAGAACACACCCTGGGCTCACTTAGATGTGGCAGGCCCCGTCTGGACAGAAAAAGAGAACGGTTATCTCAATGTGGGTGCAACAGGGTTTGCAGTCCGAACTCTAGTCAATTGGGTAATGGGTTGATGGCCTTCCTCTATCGATAGAAGCCACTTCGGCAAAATCCAAATCCACCTCACGCCACACCTCGAACAGGTCTTAGCGGCCTATTGCACACTGCTCATCTCGACCATTTAGCCGTTGAGCCCTGTCCAGGAAACTCCACTTACTTCTGGCTGAAACACCAACACGCAGTAGCTTTACCATGCAGAGCTACCTGATATGCAGCTACTTTCTTAATCTGAACGGGCTGCTCTCTGCTTTTCATAGGTGATCCGCTAACTGTTCTCAGCGTCCAAATATGTGATGCTTTTACCATCTACCCTCTTCTAGCCTATATCTGTTATGAGTGATTCCACCCTGACCCCTGAACAACTTCTGCACCAACTCCAATGGCGCTACGCCACCAAAAAATTTGACCCCACCCAAAAAATTCCCACAGCCACTTGGGAGGCCCTGGAACAAAGTTTAGTGCTCACCCCGTCCTCTTTTGGACTCCAACCCTGGAAATTTTTGGTCGTTCAAAACTCACAAATTCGCCAGCAACTCCTGGAATATTCTTTCGGCCAAACTCAAGTCGTGGACGCCTCTCATCTAGTCGTCTTAACCATTAAAAAAGCAACCAATGCCGACGATGTCGATCGCTATATGCAGCGCACTGCAGAAGTCCGTCAAGTCGACATCGACTCTTTAACGGGCTTTGCCAATGTCATTAAAAACTTTTTAGCCAATCCCCATAACCCTGACTTTGATCCAGATGAATGGGCAACCCGGCAGGTTTATATTGCCTTAGGCCAACTCATGACCAGTGCTGCAGTCCTTGGCATTGATGCTTGCCCTATGGAAGGCATTATCCCTGCCAAATATGATGAAGTCTTAGGCCTGACAGACACGGAATACAAAGCAGTCCTAGCCTGTCCTGTAGGATATCGTCATCCCGAAGATAAATATGCCGCTCTTCCTAAAATCAGATATGAGCAACAAGAGATCGTGACTCATATTGCCTAAGGCATAAATCATTACGGCGTAGGGTTCGATTTAGATATCTCACCCCTCTAGGTTATTAACCCCCTAGAAATGTCTAGACTAAGATGAGAAAAACATCTATAGGGGTTTCCGCCATGGCTTTAGAACCCTGCCGAGTCTGCGGTACGTTGAATAGTACGGAAACAGAAATTTGCCTCAGCTGTGAATTTCCCACCAAAGGTCGTCGCCGCCCTGCTATTTTCCAATGGGCTGCGATTGGCTTGTTTGTGCTATTCACCATTCCCGTCATCATGACGGTGATGAATCAGTTTAAACCCAAGCCCCAGACTCCAGCTCCCCAGCCTGTCTCCCTTCGCCACCCTCGATAACGTTTGATGATGACCAACCTGAAATTACCCCGTCGCCGCCTGTTACAAATGGCAGGGGGCTTAGCATTAACATTACTATGGCCGCACCAAGCCTATGGTCAAACCGGACGACAAATACGAGATCTGGCCAAAGCTGTCACGGTTTTGGTCTCTCCCCAAAGCAGTTCTGGGTCAGGGGTCCTGATCAAGCGGGAAGGGAATAGCTATTACGTGCTCACTGCCAAGCATGTTATTGAGTCTACCCGTGCGGGGGAAGAGGCAGATGTGATTACAGCGGATGGCCAGTCTCACGCCATCAATACCCAAGCCATCCTATATCTTTCTGGGGTAGATTTAGCCTTGATTCGCTTCGATAGCGATCGCAACTATCCGGTCGCCACCCTGGGTAACTCAGAATCCATCTCCGAAACTGATACCGTTTACATCGCTGGATTTCCCCTACCGGGCCAAGCCATCACTTCATCCACCTTTACGATTACAAAGGGTGCCATTACTGGCAAAGGTCAGTACCAACGGGGATACGGTTTAATTTATGACAACGTCACCCAACCGGGGATGAGTGGTGGCCCCATTCTCACTGCAACGGGTCAAGTGATTGGCATTCACGGATTAGCAGAGGGTGAACGGGTGCAAGGGGTAGCCATCAAAGCAGGCTTGAACTTAGGCGTACCTATCAATACGATTTTAGATCTCACCCCGCTAGCCCTTAAACAAACGCCTAAGGCTGATTCATCGCCAACACCTATTACCTCTACTAGTGATGCAGAACAAACCTTTCGTGCCTTTCTAGATCAGCATTATGCGGCAATGGCTCCCTTGGTTGAAACGCGGGATGCCGCTCGGCTCTTTAACTACCTGCCCATCGATAAAGAACGCTTTCGCTACACCCAACATACAGGGGTGGTCCAAAACTACAACGATCGAGTGGCTGGGGCCTCTAAGTTCTTTGCAAAAAAATCGACTCGAGAAAAATGGAAGCTCTCTTACGAAATTACTGATTTGCAAATGCCCACGGCTGATCAGGCCATTGTGTCTCATATTGAAACGGTGAAATGGTCTTTCTGGCCAGGAATACCCCGAGGAGTGTTTCGTCGCCGTGAAATAATTTCCTGGGAGCGCATCAATGGTCAATGGAAAATTGTCTCAGTGGAAGAAGGGGAAAGGCTATAGCGTTGGCATCACTGGACATTAACGCTCACAACTCACGGATTTTGGTGCAAGAAACCCCATATATTGCCCTCCATGTGATGAAAGTCCTAGCCATCGCCTAGCCAAAATAGCCAAAATGGATAAGATGATTTGATGGCAATGATCGCCAGACTTACACTGTTGTAGCTGGGCATTCAGTCATTGTTGTCGCTAAAGATTGAGCCATTTTTCAAACTTTCCCAACATCTTCCGTAGCGACTTCATCTCGACCAATTTATATGCTTTGGCCACAGAAACCACCCGTCTTTCCCGCTCATGATCCTCTTGCCACTCTCGATGCAGCTGGGTGACCACCAAGGGAAACACTTGCACCGTACAGGTACTCCCCCATTTTTGATGAGCATAGGTGCCTAAGGGTTCAGTCGCAATCAAGCCTTCAATCCCCGCTTCTTCCCAGGCTTCTTTCGCTGCAGAATCCCAAGCCGTCAGATCCGGTTCAATTTCTCCTTTAGGGATAATCCACCGACTTCGCTTACGGGATGTAATTAAGATCACCTTCAAACCATCCGGCTGAATCAGGTAAGGCAAGGCAGCAGAGTGCTGATAGCGCCCCTCGACTGGTGTCATAACAGGTTATTTACAAGGTATAAGATGATCGACCGTTGTCTAAGAGCGTAGCGAGAACTATCCTCTTTGCCAACTTTTTCACCAATCTTTGAGACCGTTCGTCATCTTTTCCTGCAGCAGCGCCACCGCCATTTGTCCATCGACCGGTTTCGAGAACAAATGACCTTGCGCTTCTTGGCAGCCCATATCTAGCAGAAAGCGCCGCTGTACCGGAGTTTCAACGCCTTCAGCCGTCACACTGAGCCCCAAATCATGGGCTAACTCAATGATAGAGCGCACTAGATCGAGATTCTCCACATCCATCCGTTTAATAAAAGACCGATCAATCTTTAACGTATCCACCGGTAATTGCTGCAAATATTGCAAAGATGCATAGCCTGTCCCAAAATCATCGATACAGAGGCTAACCCCCATATTTTTGAGCTGATGAAGTGTATCGATCGCCGCTTGGTCTCGACTAAACAACACACTCTCCGTAATTTCAATCATGAGCTGCTGCGGAGAAATGCGGGTTTCCAGCAACACTTGTCGGACTTGCGACACTAAATCGGGTTGATCGAATTGCTTCGCCGAAAAATTGACGCTCACCGCAAGAGGTTCTTCCGTAAATCGGCGCCACTGCTGAATGCGAAAACAGGCCTCTTTCAACATCCACTGATCGATCTCAAAAATCAGCCCCGTTTCTTCAGCAATTGGAATGAACTCCATGGGAGACACCATGCCCAGTTTGGGATGCATCCATCGAACTAAGGCTTCAAATCCAATAATTCTTTGATCGGCTAAACAAACAATCGGCTGAAAAAATAAATTGAGTTCCTGCTCGCGCAGCGCTCGCTTCAGATCATTTTCAAGCTGCAGCAGTCGTACAGCTCGTGCATGCATGGTGGGATCAAACACCACGTAATTGGCCCGCCCCAACCCTTTGGCATAACTGACCGCTGTATTGGCATCCCGGAGTAAATCTTCAGCTCGGTCATACTCCATCAGGGTCAAAGCAATCCCCACACTAGCCGTTATGTACAATTCTTGGCCACTCAACCGAAATGGGGTTTGGAACTCTGCCGAAATTTGGTTGGCAGCCAAGATTGCAGTACTCGTCGCATCAATTTCATCTAACAGAATGATGAACTCATCACCACTCAAACGGGCAAAAATATCAAATTCATCCAAGCAATTTTTTAAGCGCCAAGCAATGGCGATCAGCAGTTGATCCCCAGCCAAACGGCCAAAACTATCATTAATACTTTGAAAACGGTCAATATTGACGATCAAAATGGCAAAGTGATAGCTCTTTTTGCGCTTAAACCGTTCAAAGGCATGGGCAAGCTGAATCAGAAAATAGGTTTGATTGGGCAGCCCCGTCAAGGCATCATAAAACGTCGTTTTGAGAATGCTTTCGCTCGTTTGTTTCCGCTCTTCAATAAAATCTAATGTGCTTTCCCGCGCTTTTTGAATAAAGGAGAGGAGTTCAATATATTCCCCCTCTGAGGCTTTAATCAGGAGGATTTTCTGAGATCCTAAATTGAGGGCTGCCGCCTCCAAATGAATCTCTTGGTCTCGATGATCGGTTTCACACCACATGCCCGACTTATACTGACCCGGCTGATTGTCATGCCAAAACTCCATCGCATCCACCAGAAAGTTAGCCAGAAAAGGCAATTTTCTTTCGATCCAAGCCACATCTAAGGTGAGTTGGACCTGGGGATAGAGTTTAGTGAACCAGGATGGCGTTGTTCCTACAATCGTTAAGGAATGCTCATTAACCCGCTCTAAAATCAAAATATCTAAAGCAGAGAGTACATTTGCAGGGAGCGATACCGTCATTGCATTGGGTGATAAGAATATAAGCTCGGGCTGTTCGTTAGAGAATGTTCAGAATGAGACATCGGTCGAAAAGACTTCTGCCTTTTATCTAGCCCATCAAAGGTCAGTTTGTCGATGATCAAGGTCCCACCTTCAGAATTCTCATTTAAATTCACCGCCATATCCATCGGCTGGCCCATCACCGTTAAGGTTTTGCCGAATCCCACCTGTAGGAGTCCGATAGTAACGATTCCCGTTGTCGCCACTAGGGCGCATTGAGCCGTTGGGCCAATGGGGGGCTGACGTTCCTCAAATAGTTGGAGAATACGTACACTCGCATCTATCGCTTGCATCGAGGGGCTACGAGTGGAGGGCAATACGCCAAATACCGCCACAATAGAGTTGCCAATACTTTGATGAATCAAACCGCCTTCATCCAAGATGGAAGGGGAAATGGCGGATAGGTATGCATCTAAGATTTTAAGGGGATTAGAGGTAACCGTGTTATCGTCTAGGCCCTCGATGTTACAACATTTTACGACTAAAATACTGAGGGATTTTTGCTCGCCGGCCGGCCGAATATCGAGAAAGTTTTCTGCCACAATCTCTGATTGCATCAAATGCCCGATGGAGCGAGCCTGTTTCCGCCGCAGCAGACTGAGATCATTCACTTTTTGTTGAATCAGAACATGCTCTTCATTTTCAGAGGTGGCATCAAAGAGAATGACCCAATCATGCTGGTCTTCTACAAAAAGATGCACTTCGGCAATAATATCTTGGTCTAGCTGCAGGAAGGGAATGTGCATCGCCGCTTCTTGCAAAGGCAATAAACCCGCTAAGAAGAAAATTTGCTCATCAATCGACTGGTGTAGCTTTAAAGGAGCTAAACCATACCGCTCACAAGCCCCACCAAAAGCCAGTAAATCACCTGTTTTAGTGACTTGTAAATAGGCCGGAAAGCGATCTCGAACGATTGTAGAACAAAGGAATGTCACAATCGGTTGTGGGAGATTTAACATGGGTAACTAAATCATCATTTGCGCCAATTTTATAAAGCACTCTTCTACCCCTAATCCAGTCCTTGCACTCCCAAGACAGTAAGTCCATTGCCGTTGGGATAATTCTTCGAGATCGTCCTCTCCGATTTCCCAATCTTGGCTTAGATCATACTTATTGAAAATTGTAATAAATGGCACTTTGCCAATAGTGTCTTCCACTTTAGTTTGTAATTGGAAGACTGTTCCTAATGTATCTCGTCGAGTACCATCTACCACCAAAATATAGGCGGCTGATCCTCGCAAATACGACATTCGAATTTTTTGAAATTCATCTTCACCATGAATATCCCATAGAATTAAATTTAATTCTTGCCCAGCAACCGCCACACTTTTTTTATCAATTTTGACGCCAACTGTCGTTTGATATTTATCAGAATAAATACCTTGAACATATCGAGCGACAAGGCTCGTTTTCCCAGTCGCAAATGCACCGATCATACAAATCTTTTTCTGGAGCATAAGCTATCAATCAGCGTCCGATGGTTGAACAAAAATAACTTTAAAAGTAACCTTGCGATTGGATTTAGAGATTTTAGCTGAATCTAACTTTTCTACTGCAGGAGGCTCAACACTCACTACCTGAAAAAGGTTTTTATCAATGCCCTGTTTGGATAGCAGGGAAATAATCGCCTTAGCACGAGTTTCCCGGACATAGAGATTGATCAACTCAGATCCACTAGTATCGGTATGCCCTTCAACGAGAACAGCAACGGTTTGGTTGATGGTTTTAGCTGTTTTAGCCAGTTTTTTAATGTCTTCAGCCACGGTTTTAAGCTTGACATCTTGTTGAGGGACCAACTGAGCATTTTGGGTAAAGAAGATGGTGTGAGCCTCAAGTTTGGCCTTAATGTCGGCAAGAGCACCTGCTTCGACAGGCACAATTTGTTGAGTGTTGAATTGGGTCACATTAGGCAATCGCAAGGCTAGCTGTTTTGCTTCCGTGATCCAGGATTGCGGAGCAGTCCCTGAGGCTTGAATCGCCCCATTAGCATCAACTTTCAGCTCAACTGTTTCTGGGGGCTGCAACAGCGATATCACTCTGGATTCAATAAATTCAGTATCGAAGGATAGATAAGGTTCCCAACTAAAAGCAACCTTGTTTGGATCTAGATCTGTCTTTGATATCAAATCAGTGGGCTTAGACGCCAGGGGATCTTTCAGGCCAGATATCACATATTTACCGTTCTGTTTTTTGGTTTGCAAGACGACGATACCGGATTCCCGATTCAGTTGATCGACAAAGCTTTGAACTTGGTTTCGCTCATAGTTAGACAAAAAGCCCCAGACCCCTAATCCTAAAATGAGAATTCCAGCTGCTCCGCCAATCCATTTCAACGGAGAAGAGCGCTTCTTTTTCGTTTGATATTGGGACTGTAAACATTCTTCTAGATAAGGCTGGCTCGGTTCAAAGGCACTGCTATCCCCCTGAAATTCGTGAAGCTGACGCTCTTGGACTAGGTGAATTCGCTCCAGAGCATTTTCCATCATTTGCCGCAGTTTGCCAGGTGGGTTACCCCGTATAACACAAGCAATAATGGCTTGGGGACCTTCATTCACCCAAATGGTTAATTCTCCGACTTGCAAACTCCCTAAGGCTTCGTCACTGACGCTAAATGAGTCGCGAACAAAATCTTGAATCGCGGTGAACATGGCAGAGACTAAATCTGCATCCTGAGCAGCAGCCGTTGCGGCGGCAAGATGCTGTAAAACTAAGCCTGAGGATTTATGGATAAGAAAAACTTGTTCGACCTGATAGACAAGGGTACGCAACAACAAGACTTCAGCAAAAGATTTCCCTGTACGCCAGGCTTCAAAGCGCCAACTTAAACTTTGAGGAGAGAGGCTATGTTCTAGACTCTGGTTCAGGGAGTCGGTTAGATTCTGGATTGCCGCTGCGATCGCTTTCCGTATCGCTGGTCCCATAATCGGGAACAGGGCTTCAGAGAGAATATTTTGATCGGTATTCACAGACGATTTAATCGCATGCTCCACCGTTGGCATCACAGCTTCAGATACAGTCTCATCACTCGTTTTAAGGGTGAGTTGGATCGCTTCGGGTAAAACCCGACTCACGTCTTCCGATCGCAACTGGGCATTCTCGAATCGTCCTTTCAGATCTGGCCCAATTAGCAAACTTCGCAGCTCATTCAATTCGTTAGCTTGACCAGGTTCTTCTGGATAAGCAGCATCCCGATTGGCATTAGTAGGTAAATTACTCATTGAATATAGAACTGCAAAGATTAGATGGGCTGACAGAGCATTCGCATCAGATCTGCCACCATTATTGATATTGCTATAGTAAAGGCCACAACGATAAACAACTTGAAGATTTATTGCATAGCATCCAGGCTCGCCTGCTAATACGTCCGACAAACCCCGCAAGATGCACGGACCATCATCCTATAACCTATGAATTTGAGCGAATATTCAGGGCTAATTGGCTAAAGAGATCCGCTAATTGATCACGGTCTTGAGCATCAACCGACTGAAGAGACTGAACTTCACGTTCTAATAAAGCTTTCAGTTCAGCATGCCTATGGTTAAAGTCTGTCCCCAAAGAGGTGACTTTTTCCTCCAAAGTAGACAGGATACTCAGTCGTTGCCGCTCAACTTCTTCACCCAGTTCTCTAACCTGACCATTGACCGTTGATATCCCACTTTGATAAGTCGCTTCTAGATCCGATACAGACGTAGTTTGAGACGCATGATTGGATTGCACAATCTGGGCCAAGGTTTGCAAATCATTGCGAATCGCTGTTTCTAGGGCTTGCAGCTGTTGATCCATTTGTTCTCGGATGTCAGCACATTCTTGATTCAGTCGATTTTCGAGCTGGTCAAGCTTTTGTTCCTGGCTATGTACCTGCTGTCCAAATAACAAATCCCTAATCTTATTGAGGGTATTCAGATCAACCTCTTCATTGGGAGAAGCATTGACCAATACAGCCTCATTTGCATGCTGATCACCCTCCACTGGCTGCTCAGAAGATGATGTTGCTAAAGCTGAAGTTATCTGATCATTAGAGATGGTCATGGCCACATTGCGGTAGTTTACGACTTGATTGAGCCAGTCATGTTCACGGCTTGAGTGGCATTACTGCACTATGCACTAGCCATAGATTTCCCTACGTTAGCCTAGATCTTAGCATTGCTTTACAGAACATGACTGGATCCACATGCCATCTCCCGCGACTAGCGTTCATCCAGGGTCAATTTAACCCATGCAATGCAGTTAAGTCACTCGGCGACCAGCACTAGATGATAGCGATAGAGGGCCACCGGTTGATTCAGGGCTTGAAAATAGTTGGGATCTTGAGGGGATAAGTAGATCGCCGTCACTTGATCCGCATCGATTTGGGCCGGACTGGTGTTGATATAGCGATACGACGTCGTATTTTCGACTTGGTTGAGATAAATTTGGGAGCTGCTGCGGAACTCTTGCTGAAACAGTTCACTCGCAATCCAGGTATCGTTCTTAGTATCAAGCTCAGTGGTGCGATCGCTAATGGTCGATACGAGCTGTCGCCCCTGATCGAGCACCGTCGTTTGGCGATTGGGAAAGCGAGGATCAACCTTCACCGTTTGCACAGCCTCCTCACCAAGGTAAGCAGCAGCTAAACTCCGGCCATTGAATGCTAAGTCAGCAATCACCGAAGGTTTACGAGATAACAACTCCCAAGGGGATGCATTGGCCAGCACTTTTGCCTTTAAAGGCGTCCGTTCTTCAACAAAGCGCACCGCAAAGGTCACCGGCTGATCCAGCAAACGCTCATTATCAGCATAGCCGGGGGTCACTAAGTCAGGCGCTAAGGGAGCCGCTAGATCCACGAGGGTACTGGTGACCTGCCAATCTCCTAAAAACCAGTCTGGATAGATCAAGTCTCCAGACGCCGGTTTCAGCACCGGTTTTCCTTGCCAATCGGGAAAGGCCGCT
The genomic region above belongs to Acaryochloris sp. CCMEE 5410 and contains:
- a CDS encoding bifunctional diguanylate cyclase/phosphodiesterase, whose protein sequence is MTVSLPANVLSALDILILERVNEHSLTIVGTTPSWFTKLYPQVQLTLDVAWIERKLPFLANFLVDAMEFWHDNQPGQYKSGMWCETDHRDQEIHLEAAALNLGSQKILLIKASEGEYIELLSFIQKARESTLDFIEERKQTSESILKTTFYDALTGLPNQTYFLIQLAHAFERFKRKKSYHFAILIVNIDRFQSINDSFGRLAGDQLLIAIAWRLKNCLDEFDIFARLSGDEFIILLDEIDATSTAILAANQISAEFQTPFRLSGQELYITASVGIALTLMEYDRAEDLLRDANTAVSYAKGLGRANYVVFDPTMHARAVRLLQLENDLKRALREQELNLFFQPIVCLADQRIIGFEALVRWMHPKLGMVSPMEFIPIAEETGLIFEIDQWMLKEACFRIQQWRRFTEEPLAVSVNFSAKQFDQPDLVSQVRQVLLETRISPQQLMIEITESVLFSRDQAAIDTLHQLKNMGVSLCIDDFGTGYASLQYLQQLPVDTLKIDRSFIKRMDVENLDLVRSIIELAHDLGLSVTAEGVETPVQRRFLLDMGCQEAQGHLFSKPVDGQMAVALLQEKMTNGLKDW
- a CDS encoding Rab family GTPase encodes the protein MLQKKICMIGAFATGKTSLVARYVQGIYSDKYQTTVGVKIDKKSVAVAGQELNLILWDIHGEDEFQKIRMSYLRGSAAYILVVDGTRRDTLGTVFQLQTKVEDTIGKVPFITIFNKYDLSQDWEIGEDDLEELSQRQWTYCLGSARTGLGVEECFIKLAQMMI
- a CDS encoding OmpA family protein encodes the protein MSNLPTNANRDAAYPEEPGQANELNELRSLLIGPDLKGRFENAQLRSEDVSRVLPEAIQLTLKTSDETVSEAVMPTVEHAIKSSVNTDQNILSEALFPIMGPAIRKAIAAAIQNLTDSLNQSLEHSLSPQSLSWRFEAWRTGKSFAEVLLLRTLVYQVEQVFLIHKSSGLVLQHLAAATAAAQDADLVSAMFTAIQDFVRDSFSVSDEALGSLQVGELTIWVNEGPQAIIACVIRGNPPGKLRQMMENALERIHLVQERQLHEFQGDSSAFEPSQPYLEECLQSQYQTKKKRSSPLKWIGGAAGILILGLGVWGFLSNYERNQVQSFVDQLNRESGIVVLQTKKQNGKYVISGLKDPLASKPTDLISKTDLDPNKVAFSWEPYLSFDTEFIESRVISLLQPPETVELKVDANGAIQASGTAPQSWITEAKQLALRLPNVTQFNTQQIVPVEAGALADIKAKLEAHTIFFTQNAQLVPQQDVKLKTVAEDIKKLAKTAKTINQTVAVLVEGHTDTSGSELINLYVRETRAKAIISLLSKQGIDKNLFQVVSVEPPAVEKLDSAKISKSNRKVTFKVIFVQPSDAD
- a CDS encoding DUF6816 family protein, which encodes MNGKDWPPYRVKGWGICLALLLCGWSLPGLASPLTERLAAFPDWQGKPVLKPASGDLIYPDWFLGDWQVTSTLVDLAAPLAPDLVTPGYADNERLLDQPVTFAVRFVEERTPLKAKVLANASPWELLSRKPSVIADLAFNGRSLAAAYLGEEAVQTVKVDPRFPNRQTTVLDQGRQLVSTISDRTTELDTKNDTWIASELFQQEFRSSSQIYLNQVENTTSYRYINTSPAQIDADQVTAIYLSPQDPNYFQALNQPVALYRYHLVLVAE